A single region of the Candidatus Manganitrophaceae bacterium genome encodes:
- a CDS encoding polysaccharide deacetylase family protein, whose amino-acid sequence MKSYIKSKVRETMSWGYFLSKQFLPRLQGKVLILAYHRVLSEKELKKDFVQPGMYVRNDIFEKQMQFLRDYFEVIPFAELLQLWNKNLLDHKKRYCVITFDDGWLDNYTYAYPILKRYHLPATIFLPTNFIGTNEWFWPDRVGYLLNRCIETAEKELLASWWAKYPSIKSEIGDNEKIDSFIEAYKQLPEEEIKVLIEEMERALGISSPLDRLVINWEEVEEMSLSRISFGSHSATHKILTKLSREEIQTELEVSYKALQREKINILPVFCYPNGGVNHTVSEQVRKAGYQAAVTTRFGFEAESPTNLFELKRIGVHHDISATVPLFSWHLSGMNHLLSQ is encoded by the coding sequence ATGAAAAGTTATATTAAGTCAAAAGTCCGTGAGACAATGTCGTGGGGATATTTTCTCTCCAAGCAGTTTTTACCTCGTCTCCAGGGAAAGGTCTTAATCCTGGCCTATCATCGGGTATTGTCGGAGAAAGAATTAAAGAAAGATTTTGTCCAACCCGGAATGTATGTTCGAAACGACATTTTTGAAAAACAGATGCAGTTCTTACGAGATTATTTCGAGGTTATTCCATTCGCCGAGCTTCTTCAGCTTTGGAATAAGAACCTTCTCGATCATAAAAAGCGTTATTGTGTTATCACTTTTGATGATGGCTGGCTGGACAACTATACCTATGCCTATCCTATATTGAAGAGATATCATCTTCCTGCAACCATTTTCCTGCCGACTAATTTTATTGGGACGAACGAGTGGTTTTGGCCCGATCGGGTCGGCTATCTCTTAAATAGGTGTATAGAAACGGCGGAGAAAGAGCTGTTGGCCTCTTGGTGGGCCAAGTATCCTAGCATCAAAAGTGAAATAGGAGATAATGAGAAAATCGACTCTTTTATAGAGGCCTATAAACAGCTTCCTGAAGAAGAAATTAAAGTTCTGATAGAAGAGATGGAGCGGGCTTTGGGCATTTCATCTCCTCTCGATCGTTTAGTAATAAATTGGGAAGAGGTTGAAGAGATGTCTCTCTCTAGGATATCATTTGGTTCTCATTCTGCTACGCATAAGATTTTGACAAAGCTTTCTCGAGAAGAGATTCAGACGGAGCTGGAAGTCTCCTACAAGGCACTTCAAAGGGAGAAAATCAACATTCTTCCAGTCTTTTGTTATCCAAATGGGGGCGTTAATCATACTGTTTCTGAGCAAGTCAGAAAAGCAGGGTACCAGGCTGCGGTCACGACACGATTTGGTTTTGAAGCTGAATCACCTACGAATCTCTTTGAATTAAAGAGAATCGGAGTCCACCACGATATTAGTGCAACTGTCCCTCTTTTTTCATGGCATCTCTCCGGAATGAACCATCTTTTAAGCCAATAA
- a CDS encoding alpha/beta fold hydrolase, giving the protein MNTKLTSKESISIVEEPSFFSNKDYRLFSILHHPLDAIPANRQIGIIFCDPFGEEKLWAHRVFVSFARFLARNAYWVLRFDCMGHGDSDGNDVDATLETQLSDIHQAIAFLINKTQVKKVILLGARFGGTLAAMAAAADPRIDGVVLWNPILKGEKYFQECLRSNLTTQMTTYRKIKYTREQMVKELLAGMPVNIDGYLISSDFYKQISQIDLVAGMRSYSRPLLMVQIHKEENVKIDKELQGFHQTLEEAGKPAQFMTVRGEPFWRELKTFPQQEALLFEKTADWIAEQTGPSVPGIDEGDRSLHRGAGAMVEKGGS; this is encoded by the coding sequence GTGAACACGAAATTGACTTCAAAAGAAAGTATTTCGATCGTGGAGGAGCCTTCCTTTTTTTCAAATAAGGATTATCGGCTTTTTTCCATTCTCCATCACCCTTTGGATGCGATTCCTGCCAATCGACAGATCGGAATTATTTTCTGTGATCCTTTCGGTGAAGAGAAGCTCTGGGCCCACCGGGTATTCGTCAGTTTTGCCCGGTTCCTTGCCAGAAACGCTTATTGGGTCCTTCGCTTCGATTGTATGGGGCATGGAGATAGCGACGGAAATGATGTAGATGCCACCCTTGAAACGCAGCTGTCCGACATTCACCAGGCGATCGCCTTTTTAATCAATAAAACTCAGGTCAAGAAGGTGATCTTGCTGGGAGCGCGGTTCGGCGGGACCTTGGCCGCCATGGCGGCCGCGGCGGATCCCCGGATCGACGGCGTCGTTTTGTGGAATCCGATCCTCAAGGGAGAAAAGTATTTTCAGGAATGTCTTCGCTCGAACTTAACGACCCAGATGACGACCTATCGTAAGATAAAATACACCCGAGAGCAGATGGTGAAAGAGCTGCTGGCGGGGATGCCGGTCAATATCGATGGTTATTTGATCTCGTCCGACTTTTATAAGCAGATCTCCCAAATCGATCTGGTTGCGGGGATGCGCTCTTATAGTCGGCCGCTCCTGATGGTTCAGATTCATAAAGAGGAAAACGTAAAAATCGATAAAGAGCTGCAAGGTTTCCATCAGACGTTAGAAGAGGCGGGAAAGCCGGCGCAATTCATGACGGTGAGAGGAGAGCCTTTTTGGCGGGAGTTGAAGACTTTTCCTCAACAAGAAGCGCTGCTTTTCGAGAAAACGGCCGATTGGATTGCCGAGCAGACCGGTCCATCGGTGCCTGGGATAGATGAAGGGGATCGTTCGCTCCATAGAGGCGCGGGCGCGATGGTCGAGAAGGGAGGAAGCTGA
- a CDS encoding acyltransferase: MVEPISGSPLNIIEKIKRYRREKYFSNLLKRGLVLGDDVQINDGVFIDPSHCFLITIKDRTVLAPCVRLIAHDASMFRFIGVTRIGRIMIEEDCFIGDSTLVLPGVRIGPNSVVGAGSVVVKDIPPNSVAVGNPAKVICSLETFLAKHKEIREKGRTFHENEYNIFQITKEKKEEMLDYLAKNIGYMEGDG; encoded by the coding sequence ATGGTTGAGCCAATATCAGGAAGTCCGTTGAATATCATAGAAAAGATCAAAAGGTATCGCAGGGAGAAGTATTTCTCCAATCTGCTTAAGAGGGGATTGGTCTTGGGGGACGATGTCCAGATTAATGATGGCGTTTTCATCGATCCCTCCCATTGTTTTTTGATTACAATCAAAGACCGTACCGTCTTGGCCCCCTGTGTCAGACTGATTGCGCATGATGCGAGTATGTTCAGATTTATCGGTGTTACCCGGATCGGGAGGATCATGATAGAAGAGGATTGTTTTATCGGCGACTCCACGCTGGTGCTCCCCGGCGTCCGGATCGGCCCGAATTCAGTCGTCGGCGCCGGTTCGGTGGTCGTCAAGGACATCCCCCCGAACAGCGTCGCGGTCGGTAATCCGGCAAAGGTCATCTGCAGTCTGGAAACCTTCCTCGCAAAGCACAAAGAGATTCGCGAGAAAGGGAGGACCTTCCATGAAAACGAATATAATATCTTTCAGATTACGAAAGAGAAGAAAGAAGAGATGCTCGACTACTTGGCAAAAAATATCGGCTATATGGAAGGAGATGGCTGA
- a CDS encoding glycosyltransferase — MNKIKIMHVTHDLNIGGLQRVVVDLAKNIDRNKFEVSVCALREGGPFEKELTDQGIEVIRMPPMNDRPDYFRFWKLYKIMIEKKTAVVHTHNIEPFTDGVPAALLARVPVRVHTDHARVFPDKKRYMFAEWILSHFTSQLVAVSEHTKANLVQYEKINSKKIKVVLNGIAGEKYRVQIDKEQKKAALGIGPGRAPILGVSARLTRQKGISYLLQAVKLLSKDYPDTLLLIAGEGELWDQLNAEAKELRIERNVLFLGPRLDVPEILQLQDVFVLPSLFEGLPLVLLEAMAASLPIVATDVGGNRQAVRDGLNGFIVPSKDSVALCSAIKRLIENSATRESFSRNSLELFQKEFALERMVKTYEEIYLNCLVSTN, encoded by the coding sequence ATGAACAAAATTAAAATAATGCATGTGACACACGATTTAAATATCGGCGGTCTCCAGCGGGTGGTCGTGGATCTGGCCAAAAATATCGATAGAAATAAATTTGAGGTGTCTGTCTGTGCGTTGCGAGAGGGGGGACCTTTTGAAAAAGAATTAACGGATCAAGGGATTGAGGTGATCCGAATGCCGCCGATGAACGATCGTCCCGACTACTTTCGGTTTTGGAAGCTGTACAAAATAATGATTGAGAAAAAGACGGCGGTGGTTCACACGCACAATATCGAGCCGTTTACAGATGGCGTCCCGGCCGCTTTATTGGCGCGGGTTCCTGTGAGGGTACACACCGATCATGCACGCGTTTTTCCGGATAAAAAACGATATATGTTTGCCGAATGGATTCTCTCCCATTTTACTTCTCAGTTGGTCGCGGTCTCCGAGCATACGAAGGCAAATTTGGTTCAATATGAAAAAATTAATTCAAAAAAAATAAAGGTTGTTTTAAACGGCATCGCGGGGGAAAAGTACCGGGTTCAAATCGATAAAGAGCAAAAGAAAGCGGCACTTGGAATCGGCCCGGGCAGGGCTCCCATTTTGGGCGTCTCGGCGCGGTTGACCCGGCAGAAAGGGATCTCTTATCTCCTGCAGGCGGTAAAACTCCTTTCGAAAGATTATCCGGACACGCTGTTGCTGATCGCGGGAGAAGGGGAGTTATGGGATCAGTTGAATGCCGAAGCAAAAGAATTGAGGATTGAACGGAATGTTTTATTTCTCGGGCCGCGGTTGGATGTTCCTGAAATACTTCAACTACAAGATGTTTTTGTTCTTCCCTCTCTTTTTGAAGGCCTTCCCTTGGTTCTTTTGGAAGCGATGGCGGCTTCGTTACCGATTGTGGCGACCGATGTGGGGGGCAATCGACAAGCCGTCCGCGACGGCTTAAACGGCTTTATCGTACCGTCCAAAGATTCTGTCGCGTTATGTAGTGCAATCAAACGATTGATTGAAAACAGCGCGACACGCGAGAGCTTTTCAAGGAATTCGCTGGAATTGTTTCAAAAGGAATTTGCCTTGGAACGGATGGTGAAGACGTATGAAGAGATTTATCTCAATTGTTTAGTATCAACCAATTGA